One part of the Cyprinus carpio isolate SPL01 chromosome A25, ASM1834038v1, whole genome shotgun sequence genome encodes these proteins:
- the LOC109050629 gene encoding kxDL motif-containing protein 1-like, translating to MEPTASGIFCNRMLSMVNSEDVNAIIQAQKHMLDRFEKTNEMLINFNGLSNVRLQQMNERFLMHTRTLIEMKKDLDSIFRRIRTLKGKVAKQYPEAFSNISECSNLVEDDDEFDPIPPSAATTITAAATSEQSTESCDTSPDVISPTISCCSEDPSQENTGTPASDSHEQQPVLRDEGPDSADF from the exons ATGGAGCCCACAGCGTCGGGAATATTCTGTAACAGGATGCTCAGTATGGTGAACTCTGAAGACGTGAACGCCATCATCCAAGCTCAGAAACACAT GCTGGACCGGTTTGAGAAGACCAATGAGATGCTGATCAACTTCAACGGACTGTCCAATGTGCGCTTACAACAGATGAATGAACGCTTTCTAATGCACACCCGCACTTTAATAGAGATGAAGAAAGACTTGGACAGCATTTTCAGACGAATAAG GACTTTAAAAGGCAAGGTTGCGAAACAATATCCAGAGGCCTTCAGCA ACATCAGTGAATGTTCCAACCTGGTGGAGGATGATGATGAATTTGACCCCATTCCTCCCAGTGCGGCCACCACCATCACTGCTGCTGCAACGTCTGAACAGAGCACGGAGTCATGTGACACAAGCCCTGATGTGATATCACCCACCATCAGCTGCTGTTCTGAAGACCCCTCTCAAGAGAACACCGGCACACCGGCCTCTGACAGCCATGAACAGCAGCCAGTGTTACGGGACGAGGGTCCGGATTCAGCTGACTTTTAG